The genome window GTGCTCGACGATTACTCGCGCTACATCCTGGCGTGGACGCTCGGCACGACGATGAAGGCGTCGGACGTGACCGAGACGCTGGATCTGGCGCGAGCGAAGGCAGGCGTCGACGAGGTGGCGGTCGAGACGACCTTGCGGCCCTCCTCGACGCCCAAAACAGGAGTCAGCCGCGGAACTTCTTCAGGACGCCTTCCACGGCCGAGGACATCTCTCCCCACGCTCGCTCGAGCCCGGCACCGAGCTCCTCCCATGCGTCTTCGCCTGCATCGGCCAGCTCGGCGAGCTTGCCCTTCATTTCGGCGATCATCGCTTCGAGTTTCTCTGCCTGCTCGTGAGCCTCGATCTGAGCATCGGCCGCCCCGCCCTTGGCTTTCGCCTTGAGCTGCGCGAGCTTGGCCTGCTGCTCTTCGATTTTCGCCTCGAACTTTGCCCGGTATGCGTCCTGCTTGGTCATACGGTCAGCATAGCGGTCAGCAAGCAGATTTGGATAGGGCACGGGCAGATTTGATAATTTAGGATGCGCGTGGCAAGCATTTCGGCCCTTTTGGCCGGCACAAAGGGGAAACACCTGTCGGGGAAGTCCAAAGGACCAGGACCTTTACTCGGGTCATGCTGCCCCCCCGCCCCGCCCCGCTGCGTGTCGCGCGGGGCGAGGCGCGACCGCTACTGCGTTCATCGAGATGCTTCCGATGAAGAGCTTGTCGCGGAACTCAAGGACGCTGGTGGACCCGAGGAACGTGTGTGACTCGTCGCGTAAGCGGTGGACGACCTCTCCTTGGGCGTCAATCGCGATCGCGAAGGCGGGATTCAAGATCATTGGGCTGTCGGTGTCGGGAACGGCCCAGCCCAGGCCATGCGCGAGGGCGCTCTTGATCCGGGGGTATGGCTGTATCCAATCGAGGAGCGAAATTCTGTATCCGGCGAAGGCGACCCAGAAGAGACCATCGTCCGCCAGGCGAATGTCATCGGGCAGGCCCGAGTACCCATCGACGAAGACCTCGGTCGTTCCAGCCTTCGAGCCGCGAATCCAGTGCCGGAGAGTGCGATATGCGAGCATCTCGTTGACCAGGATGTACTCGTCGCCGGGACCCAAGGCGACGCCGTTGGGGAAGCGCAGCATGCTCGCACGTACTTCGATCGTTCTCGTTGCTGGATCGTACGAAATGAGCCGGCCCGTCCTTTGTCCCTCGAGGATCTCGTAGTGGAACTCTCCATCCGGGTATCTTGAAGTGGCATCGGTGAACCAGATCGTCCCATTCGCCTCGATGTCGAGCCCGTCGGGAAACACGAAAGGCTGGTCCTCCGCTTCGGTCGCTAGAACCTGCACCGTTCCGTGCGGGTCGATGGAGAGAAGGCCGCGGTAGGAGTCCGCAACGATGAGATTCCCGTCGCCGTCGAACGCCAGGCCATTCGCGCGGCCCCCGGTATTGGCAAACACCTCCATCTCAACCCCATCGGGACGGAAGCGCAGGATACGACCGTCCTTGACGCCCGTATAGAGCCAGTCATCTGGTCCAACAACGATGGTCTCCGGGCCGTGGCCGTCCAGCGTGGGAAGCAGCTTGAGGGGACCGAACCCCTGAACGTTCTCGGCGACGCTCGAAGGCGTTGGCTCCCAAGCCACCGGTGCGAACTGGGAGGGGGCGCAGGCGGAGAGGAGAAGCGCGAGGGCCAAGGGTGCGAAGAGAGCACTCCGCGCTCGACCAGTGTAGCGCTCATTCATCGGCGCACGTTCAGCCGCCGCAAGCGCACGTTGGTGTTGGGTTTCGAGTTCATCAACCTCAATCATCTCTTTATCCTCTCCGGAGCCGAGTCTGCATTCGGGGCTCCCATCAGCTGCGCGACCATCACTTTCACAAACCGACCGATTCGCTGTTGCACCTCTTGGTCGTCGTAAACGGAGCCCCCGAGCAGTGCTCGTTGAAGGGGCGAGTCACAGAACAGGACGGAAGTGAAGTAGAAGACCGAGAGCACCACGAGCATCGGCTCCAACTCGGTCGCCGTCCCTCCGAACTTCTCGCGGGCCATCTCTTCTATGGCTCGAAACGCGGACACATCGTGACTAAAGAGGGACGGAACCTCGGGTGGCGTTTGATCGGCAACGCTCTGCAGGGCGAGGGACGCGATGTGGGGGTGAGCGGTGAGGAACTCGATCGCATCCTCGACGAAGTCTTCCAGGCCTCGGCTCGTGTCCCCATTCTCGCCAGCGAATTGGAAGAGCAACCGAGCATGCAGCCGACAAACGGACTCGTAGAGGACGGCCTTGCTCTTCCAGTGAAGGTGAAGCGTGGCGATGTTGACGCCCGCCGCGGCGGCCACGTCTCGAACCCGGACACCCTCGAAGCCTCGTTCGGCGAACTGCGTCTCCGCGGCCCGAAGGATCTCGGCACGGCGCGTATCGGGCTCTGCGAGGGCCCGGCTGAGTGCGGCGTCGATATCGAAGCTGACCATTCTTAGTACATATAAGCAACTGCTTACTTATGTCAAGGGGTGGCCGGATCGTGCTCGGGTTCAGCAGAAGTTGAACCCGAACATCGCAGTGGATTCCGCTTCTCGCCTCAAGCGCACCATGTCGCCCGACACCCTAGGGCGTTTATGGCGTGGGCTCTCTTCCAGGTCACCGCCAACTGCTGCCGGCCTCGGCCCCTCGAGTCGCAGGTCGTCACGACGGAGAACGAGACCAATCTCCTGCTGGGTCGAGCACTTCGGAAGCTGTTCGAGCCGAGCGTGCGCGTCAGCAGGGCCGGGGCGACCACATCCCCCGCCGGCGACTTCGAGATCGACGGCGAACTGGAGCGCCAACTGCGCGCGCTCGGGTGCGTCGATTAGATTAGTGCACCGCCTCAGCGACCCGACGGTTGCGAAGGCTGGCTCCCGAGGCACGCGGGCCTGACGCCGCGGGCGGTAGCCGACATCAACTGCCCATTGAAGTCATGGAGCCGTGCCCGTGAGGAGGCTGGGCTGCTAGAGTTCGCGCCACACGACATGCGATGCTCAGCGGTTCGAAATCTCGCCCGCGCTGGGGTATCCGAGAAGCTCGCTATGGAGCTCACCTGCCACCGGACGCGGTCTGCCTTGGACGGATGCGATATCTCGTCTGACCGAGACCGGCGTGCCATGGCTTCGGCGTTGGACAAGATACACCGGGGCAATGTGGACCTTTTGTGCTCAGACGCGCGTGGTCCCGAGGGTGCCGATCCCGTAACTCACTGAAAAACCTAAAGCCCCCGTAGCTCAGGTGGATAGAGCGCAGGATTCCTAATCCTGAGGCCGTTGGTTCGAGTCCAACCGGGGGCACTGTAAACTCGCGCTACTTACCGGGGCTCGGGAATGCCCACACTCTGTATGGCTCCGTTCTCGCCTCCAAGGACCTCCGCCAAGATCGGGGCAAGGGCGCCGAACCACAGCGCAGCGCCCGCCGGGAGAAAGTGCAAGCCGTCGCGAGTCTATTCTGGGTCGGTCCTGTCTACTAACGGAGTCGGATCGACGAATCGTACGCGGCCCCCGTCGGCGAGTGTGGCGATCAAGGAATTGGCGAGCTGGTTTTTTTCGTACCGGGCGGCGTCGGGCGTGGGAGATATGGCGACGAGCAGGATTACGGCATCCGGAACGAGGCGAGAAGCCTTGGCTACGACACGCGCGATGCCCTCCAGCGTCTTGACCCGATCTGAATTGAGTGAGGCGTGATCGTTCGTGCCGATCTGGAGTGCGACAAGCTTCGCCGTCGGCACGACGGCCCATAACCGTCCCAGGCTGTGCCGCACCAAGTCACCGGCAACCGCCGCTCCCATCAGTGCGTGGCTGCCCCTGAGCTGCCACCAAACAAAGTGCTGGCCTGAGACGAGCTGAAGCATCTGGACGATAGAGTCCCCGAAAAAGACCCCGTCCCGGCCCGATTTCCGGGATGCGCTCGTCGTCGCGCGGTTCAAGAATTTCGCGTAGGTGCCAAGGCGACTGGTTGTACCTGAGAACCAGCAATCTCCAGCGCAACATATGCGTCATGGGGGACGGATAGCGCACGGCCAGCCACCCAGTCACCCCGCCGAGCGCTGCGTAGCTCAGCAACCATCCGAGTGCCGATGCCGCATAGCCGCAAAAACCCTCAACAAGCATCAGCACTCCCGCACCGAGTGCAGCAAAACCCGCCTAGTCATGAATCCTCATGCCTTACGTTTCATGACTAGCCCTTCTCAGGAGACGCGACAGTACCTCGCAGCGACCTGCGGTTATAGTGCCTCGCGGATTCAATTCTAATTTGACGAGTCGGGTGCCAACCACTTTTCAGAATAGTGCAGTTGCAATGAGCCCGCCCTCAGTCGTGGTCTAGTGGAATTTTAGAAAAAGGGTCTGATCTACTAAGCCGCGTACTTTGGGGTTTGTGGTCGAAGCAGGGGCATGGGTTTTAGCGAGGGCGGCGGTTGAAGTTCGCCTCCGGCGGCCAATACCGAAAATGAAGCGCCAAGCTCTCTGCCGCAGAGCTAGGGAACTTGCATCTCGACTACAGCCGGCAAACAGGGCCTTCATGTTTCCTACCGCCAAACCAAACGACCAGGGCCTTGATGAACTCCTCGGGTTCCGACCCGGCTGGCAGATGTATCTGCATCCCGACGACCCCAACGTAGTCAATGCCAAGCAGGATTTCGACCCGATCGATCAATTCCGATAGCCGCCCCTTCCCTTTTCTGTACGCAAGGACAAAGGCGCCCGCTTTGCTCCCAACCAATACATGACGGACTACCGCTCTCACGAAGCGGTGAAGGTCCTCGAAGCCAACCGCAATCTTCTTTTCTTCCTCTACCTCGCCTACAACGCGCCCCACACACCCCTGCAAACCAAGCAGGAGGACTACGAAGCTCCGGCTCATATCGACCACCGCCCCACTCGGGAATACGCGGCTATGATCCCGCCCTTGACCGCGGCATCGGCGAAGTCCGGCAAGCGCTGCGGGACAATGGGGTGGAAGACGATACCCTGGTCCTCTTCTCAAGTGATCATGGCGGTGCCCACTACACCGGCCTGCCCGAGATCAACGTTCCTTACCGGGGCTGGAAAATGATCTTCTTCGAGGGCGAGGCCCATTCATTCTTCTTCGCAAAATAGCCGGCCGGGCTGCCGTCGGGAAGAGAGGAGTCCACACCGGCAGCGCACATCGATCTCTTCCGTACCGTGGCCGACGCCGCCGAGCGCCGGGGTGTCGCCGCCGATCAGACCATCACGACCCCCTGGAAACCGGGCGACGAGTCTAACTATTGGTGGAATTGACGAGCTTGTCTCTCACAAAGACATTTCGCCGCGCAATGCCTGGCCGGCCCCATGCGCCGCGAAGATCACG of Candidatus Binatia bacterium contains these proteins:
- a CDS encoding SMP-30/gluconolactonase/LRE family protein, with translation MIEVDELETQHQRALAAAERAPMNERYTGRARSALFAPLALALLLSACAPSQFAPVAWEPTPSSVAENVQGFGPLKLLPTLDGHGPETIVVGPDDWLYTGVKDGRILRFRPDGVEMEVFANTGGRANGLAFDGDGNLIVADSYRGLLSIDPHGTVQVLATEAEDQPFVFPDGLDIEANGTIWFTDATSRYPDGEFHYEILEGQRTGRLISYDPATRTIEVRASMLRFPNGVALGPGDEYILVNEMLAYRTLRHWIRGSKAGTTEVFVDGYSGLPDDIRLADDGLFWVAFAGYRISLLDWIQPYPRIKSALAHGLGWAVPDTDSPMILNPAFAIAIDAQGEVVHRLRDESHTFLGSTSVLEFRDKLFIGSISMNAVAVAPRPARHAAGRGGGAA
- a CDS encoding helix-turn-helix domain containing protein, producing MVSFDIDAALSRALAEPDTRRAEILRAAETQFAERGFEGVRVRDVAAAAGVNIATLHLHWKSKAVLYESVCRLHARLLFQFAGENGDTSRGLEDFVEDAIEFLTAHPHIASLALQSVADQTPPEVPSLFSHDVSAFRAIEEMAREKFGGTATELEPMLVVLSVFYFTSVLFCDSPLQRALLGGSVYDDQEVQQRIGRFVKVMVAQLMGAPNADSAPERIKR
- a CDS encoding GDSL-type esterase/lipase family protein, producing MNRATTSASRKSGRDGVFFGDSIVQMLQLVSGQHFVWWQLRGSHALMGAAVAGDLVRHSLGRLWAVVPTAKLVALQIGTNDHASLNSDRVKTLEGIARVVAKASRLVPDAVILLVAISPTPDAARYEKNQLANSLIATLADGGRVRFVDPTPLVDRTDPE
- a CDS encoding sulfatase-like hydrolase/transferase: MGEVRQALRDNGVEDDTLVLFSSDHGGAHYTGLPEINVPYRGWKMIFFEGEAHSFFFAK